The Brassica napus cultivar Da-Ae chromosome C7, Da-Ae, whole genome shotgun sequence genome has a segment encoding these proteins:
- the LOC106363982 gene encoding uncharacterized protein LOC106363982 has protein sequence MALRDPFSFIENSSFALGLSQEEKQDHTDGRSSQEPESIEEDSHDKLPQRRKSLRLRNFLNSTLPQSTSVEQISEMELFPVIEIPSFSLGLSQEDNNDDLVNGLAAEQVAVEKDNPFDLQECRRGKRQKTVTHGLVDVFQCSPDILNRPRESQMAVYGKADSWEYTQKYTKLAQKLKSHFVIHFGGCQVSNKDIIDIVERAKPYSSKVMDVLMKHLSLSYANQSLSEESKKSVFLDSKFVASLSRNYSKFSKIQAKETHVFTKGLVEVFEEMVDHCSDHYVFYVPFNLVKKHWVGLCVDASSWIITVFDCNTSLRSEASMSFELKPISEMFPYLMKQAGWRISNSQLVPMVVERAKTVPQNIISSDSSLTSVLLMQTHALSGIEACRCIAPHILASEAQRVAVLLYEYHMKL, from the exons atgGCACTGAGAGATCCGTTCTCATTTATTGAGAATTCATCATTCGCGCTTGGTTTGTCTCAGGAAGAAAAACAGGATCACACTGACGGTAGATCCTCCCAAGAGCCAGAAAGTATCGAAGAAGACAGTCATGATAAGCTCCCACAACGTAGAAAGAGTTTGCGGCTACGAAATTTTCTGAATTCAACTTTGCCTCAGTCGACTTCGGTCGAACAG ATTTCTGAGATGGAATTGTTCCCTGTTATTGAGATTCCGTCGTTCTCCCTGGGTTTGTCCCAGGAAGATAATAATGATGACCTGGTGAACGGGTTGGCTGCTGAACAAGTCGCAGTAGAAAAGGATAATCCTTTTGATTTACAAGAATGCAGGAGAGGCAAAAGACAAAAAACAGTTACCCATGGCCTCGTTGATGTTTTCCAGTGTAGTCCAGATATATTAAATAGACCAAGGGAATCCCAAATGGCTGTGTATGGCAAAGCTGATTCTTGGGAATATACTCAAAAATATACCAAACTGGCCCAGAAGCTGAAATCACATTT TGTTATTCATTTTGGAGGGTGTCAAGTTTCAAACAAAGACATTATTGACATTGTCGAAAGGGCCAAGCCATACTCTTCAAAG GTGATGGATGTACTCATGAAGCATCTTAGCTTGTCATATGCTAATCAGTCTCTTAGCGAAGAGAGCAAGAAGTCGGTATTTTTGGATTCCAAGTTCGTTGCCTCTTTGTCTAGGAACTACTCCAAATTCTCCAAAATACAGGCTAAGGAAACACATGTGTTCACAAAGGGTCTGGTAGAAGTGTTTGAAGAGATGGTGGACCATTGTTCTGATCACTATGTTTTCTATGTCCCTTTTAATCTGGTTAAGAAACACTGGGTCGGTTTGTGTGTGGATGCTTCCTCTTGGATCATTACAGTTTTTGATTGCAACACCTCGCTAAGGAGCGAAGCTTCGATGAGTTTCGAACTTAAACCAATTTCAGAGATGTTTCCTTACCTGATGAAACAAGCTGGGTGGCGAATTTCAAACTCTCAACTGGTGCCAATGGTCGTTGAAAGAGCAAAAACCGTTCCGCAGAACATCATATCATCAGATTCTTCGTTGACGTCGGTTTTGCTTATGCAGACACATGCTCTCTCTGGAATCGAAGCATGTCGTTGTATCGCACCCCATATCTTAGCTTCTGAGGCGCAAAGGGTTGCTGTTCTGCTCTATGAGTACCACATGAAACTCTAG